A genomic window from Heptranchias perlo isolate sHepPer1 chromosome 20, sHepPer1.hap1, whole genome shotgun sequence includes:
- the egr3 gene encoding early growth response protein 3, whose product MTGKIVEKIPVTMSSLLNHLQDSIYPEDEIVSAVPTSMNIFNSDSGSAYSQMGGDGLMDVGMDKGNQDLSYPGTFQTPSRNQTLTYLGKFAFDSPPGPLGGSNWCSENIINLAGIFGVSHSPSTTTQTSTACTMVQNQGEMEQLYQGPTSYPQCGEMYQDQVYHNPPTTTGIPYSNQDYHSKSTQDSNIFSVIPDYNLFHHQNDLGSITDHKHFTPSVDPIRVPPPLTPLTTIKAYTDSKQMPASFSPHPQPLTLKPIRPRKYPNRPSKTPIHERPHACPAEGCDRRFSRSDELTRHLRIHTGHKPFQCRICMRSFSRSDHLTTHIRTHTGEKPFSCDFCGRKFARSDERKRHAKIHLKQKEKKMEKNPTAANPASATPVTTCA is encoded by the exons ATGACAGGGAAGATAGTGGAGAAGATCCCAGTGACGATGAGCAGTTTGTTAAACCACCTGCAGGATAGTATCTACCCTGAGGATGAGATTGTCTCGGCGGTGCCCACCTCCATGAACATTTTTAACTCGGATTCAGGCAGTGCGTACAGTCAGATGGGTGGAG ACGGACTGATGGATGTTGGAATGGACAAAGGCAATCAGGACTTGTCCTATCCAGGTACTTTCCAGACCCCCAGCCGCAATCAGACTCTCACATACTTGGGCAAATTTGCCTTCGACTCCCCTCCTGGGCCACTTGGAGGCTCGAACTGGTGTTCAGAAAACATCATCAACTTGGCCGGCATCTTCGgggtctctcactccccctcaaccACTACCCAGACATCGACAGCCTGCACCATGGTACAAAaccagggcgagatggagcagctTTATCAGGGACCAACATCTTACCCACAGTGCGGTGAAATGTACCAGGATCAGGTCTATCACAACCCCCCAACTACCACTGGCATCCCGTATTCGAACCAGGATTATCACTCCAAGTCTACCCAGGATAGCAATATCTTTTCCGTCATTCCGGATTACAACCTGTTCCACCACCAAAATGACCTCGGCTCCATCACAGATCACAAACATTTCACACCTTCTGTGGATCCCATCAGGGTCCCTCCACCTCTCACCCCACTGACTACCATCAAGGCCTACACGGACTCCAAACAGATGCCCGCCAGCTTCAGCCCTCACCCACAGCCTTTAACCCTCAAACCAATCCGCCCAAGGAAGTACCCCAACCGGCCCAGCAAAACCCCCATCCATGAGAGGCCCCACGCCTGCCCAGCCGAAGGCTGCGACCGCAGATTCTCCAGGTCGGACGAGCTGACCAGACACCTGAGGATCCACACGGGGCACAAGCCCTTCCAGTGCCGGATCTGCATGAGGAGCTTCAGCCGGAGCGACCACCTGACCACTCACATCAGGACCCACACTGGAGAGAAGCCCTTCTCTTGTGACTTCTGTGGGCGCAAGTTTGCCCGGAGCGACGAGCGCAAGAGGCACGCCAAGATCCATCTCAAACAGAAGGAGAAAAAAATGGAGAAGAACCCAACGGCGGCCAACCCAGCATCAGCCACCCCGGTAACTACCTGCGCTTAG